A DNA window from Sphingomonas profundi contains the following coding sequences:
- a CDS encoding DEAD/DEAH box helicase, with amino-acid sequence MTRFTDLGLSEPLQRALAAKGYDVPTPIQVQAIPPLLEGRDLCGIAQTGTGKTAAFALPSLDYLANNLKHRPPGGCRMLVLSPTRELASQIAQSFTEYGKFLRLSVATVFGGVPIGKQIRQLAGGVDILVATPGRLLDLIDQRALSLKYVEIFVLDEADQMLDLGFIHALKRIDTMLPKKRQSLFFSATMPKTIADLGDRFLSDPVKVSVAPQSTTAERVEQFVTFCNAGEKQALLTMKLRSEPIDRALIFSRTKHGADRIVKHLNAAGIAAMAIHGNKSQPQRERALGMFRTGEIKILVATDIAARGIDIGGVSHVFNFELPNVAEQYVHRIGRTARAGASGIAIAFVADDEKAYLRGIEKLTRVKLAVVPLPDNFLAEKAKLPKPAASDERPARRPDDRGGHRGAGDRAAPGERTYAPRRRGSVGRHAGAVRKTGSR; translated from the coding sequence ATGACCAGATTCACCGACCTCGGCTTGTCCGAGCCGCTCCAGCGCGCGCTTGCCGCAAAGGGCTATGACGTGCCGACGCCGATCCAGGTGCAGGCAATCCCGCCGCTGCTGGAAGGCCGCGATCTGTGCGGCATCGCCCAGACCGGCACCGGCAAGACCGCCGCCTTCGCGCTGCCCTCGCTCGATTATCTCGCGAACAACCTCAAGCACCGGCCGCCTGGCGGCTGTCGGATGCTGGTGCTCTCGCCCACGCGGGAACTGGCGAGCCAGATCGCCCAGTCGTTCACCGAATATGGCAAGTTCCTGCGCCTGTCGGTGGCGACGGTGTTCGGCGGCGTGCCGATCGGCAAGCAGATCCGTCAACTGGCGGGCGGCGTGGACATCCTCGTCGCGACGCCCGGCCGCCTGCTCGACCTGATCGACCAGCGCGCGCTCAGCCTCAAATATGTCGAGATCTTCGTGCTCGACGAGGCGGACCAGATGCTCGACCTGGGCTTCATCCACGCGCTGAAGCGGATCGATACGATGCTGCCGAAGAAGCGCCAGAGCCTGTTCTTCTCCGCCACCATGCCCAAGACGATCGCGGACCTCGGCGATCGCTTCCTCAGCGATCCGGTCAAGGTCTCGGTCGCGCCGCAATCGACCACGGCGGAGCGCGTCGAGCAGTTCGTCACCTTCTGCAATGCCGGCGAGAAGCAGGCGCTGCTGACGATGAAGCTGCGGTCCGAGCCGATCGACCGGGCGCTGATCTTCTCCCGCACCAAGCATGGCGCGGATCGGATCGTGAAGCATCTGAACGCCGCCGGCATCGCCGCGATGGCGATCCACGGCAACAAGAGCCAGCCGCAGCGCGAGCGGGCGCTCGGCATGTTCCGCACGGGCGAGATCAAGATCCTCGTCGCCACCGACATCGCCGCGCGCGGCATCGACATCGGCGGCGTGAGCCACGTGTTCAACTTCGAACTGCCGAACGTGGCCGAGCAATATGTCCACCGCATCGGCCGCACCGCGCGCGCCGGCGCCAGCGGCATCGCCATCGCCTTCGTGGCTGACGACGAGAAGGCGTATCTGCGCGGCATCGAGAAGCTGACTCGAGTGAAGCTGGCCGTGGTGCCGCTGCCGGACAATTTCCTCGCGGAAAAGGCCAAGCTGCCCAAGCCCGCCGCTTCCGACGAGCGCCCCGCCCGCCGGCCTGACGACCGTGGCGGCCATCGCGGCGCGGGCGATCGCGCCGCACCCGGCGAGCGCACCTATGCGCCGCGCCGCCGCGGCAGCGTAGGCCGCCACGCCGGCGCCGTCCGCAAGACGGGCAGCCGCTGA
- a CDS encoding glycosyl transferase family 90 encodes MKEWVEAEFAAWRGFSRDRDQIEAELGELSLQDASVFLFRVADGDVAMLPRAETDATRHVSSLGLDIRAHQYLRMFRDAVRFFGVGGSATFAVSMHDAFPGKTDLPLFCYQQKLGSRYILLPDIDFPQHLFYSDERAKYFDGRPFAAKQRSAIFVGSTTGDYLTAEHVRELRTPRLRAAVRFRDHPRITFHLPQIVQCDSPETVAMVEALDVKGSPLDWHGQYEHRFLISVDGNGATCSRVYLSLNSNSVLLKYASPYQLHYFRGLVPWRHYVPVARDEDILDLIDNQDRHEALFADIAVQSKAFARRHLSRLSLLCYTARLLAEYVCMFGDGTRTQVAELDLAYDSYTHLGGTGTAWTTPGDWAGGGWIEGFAIVPQHGTSGDLRYHGLYADGSATAPCVTEQFCGTCGQSRPLFGIHIDRGGRAAKNTASHDIVYKARFADGFESEEVPLGQTIARDAPLTGFLLRTTPAAPRRGIAGMLDGALPWRRKRAI; translated from the coding sequence ATGAAGGAATGGGTGGAGGCCGAGTTCGCCGCATGGCGGGGCTTCAGCCGGGATCGCGATCAGATAGAGGCGGAGCTTGGCGAGCTCAGCCTTCAGGACGCATCCGTCTTTCTCTTCCGCGTCGCCGACGGCGACGTCGCCATGCTGCCCCGCGCCGAGACCGACGCCACGCGCCACGTCTCCAGCCTGGGCCTGGACATACGCGCGCATCAATATCTGCGCATGTTCCGCGATGCCGTCCGCTTCTTCGGCGTGGGCGGATCGGCGACCTTCGCCGTCTCCATGCACGATGCCTTTCCGGGCAAGACCGATCTGCCGCTATTCTGCTACCAGCAGAAGCTCGGCTCCCGTTACATCCTGCTGCCCGACATCGATTTCCCGCAACATCTCTTCTACTCGGACGAGCGGGCGAAATATTTCGACGGCCGCCCGTTCGCCGCGAAGCAGCGGTCGGCCATCTTCGTCGGCTCGACCACGGGCGACTATCTGACGGCCGAGCATGTGCGCGAACTGCGCACGCCCCGCCTGCGCGCGGCGGTGCGTTTTCGCGATCACCCGCGGATCACGTTCCACCTGCCGCAGATCGTCCAGTGCGATTCGCCCGAGACGGTGGCGATGGTCGAGGCGCTGGATGTGAAGGGCAGCCCGCTCGACTGGCATGGCCAGTATGAGCATCGCTTCCTGATCTCCGTCGACGGCAACGGCGCCACCTGCTCGCGCGTCTACCTGTCGCTCAACAGCAATTCCGTTCTGCTGAAATATGCCTCGCCCTATCAGCTCCATTATTTCCGTGGGCTGGTGCCGTGGCGGCACTATGTGCCGGTCGCGCGGGACGAGGACATACTGGACCTGATCGACAATCAGGATCGCCACGAGGCGCTGTTCGCCGACATCGCCGTGCAATCCAAGGCCTTCGCGCGGCGCCATCTCTCCCGCCTCAGCCTGCTCTGCTACACCGCCCGGCTGCTGGCCGAATATGTGTGCATGTTCGGGGACGGCACGCGCACGCAGGTCGCCGAACTGGACCTGGCTTATGACAGCTATACCCATCTGGGCGGCACCGGCACGGCCTGGACCACGCCGGGCGACTGGGCCGGCGGCGGGTGGATCGAGGGCTTCGCCATCGTGCCGCAACATGGCACCAGCGGAGACTTGCGCTACCACGGCCTCTACGCCGACGGCAGCGCCACGGCGCCCTGCGTCACCGAGCAGTTCTGCGGCACCTGCGGTCAGAGTCGCCCGCTGTTCGGCATCCATATCGATCGCGGCGGCCGTGCGGCGAAAAACACGGCGTCTCACGACATCGTCTACAAGGCGCGCTTCGCCGACGGGTTCGAAAGCGAGGAGGTGCCACTGGGACAGACGATCGCGCGGGATGCGCCGCTGACCGGCTTCCTCCTCCGCACCACGCCCGCCGCGCCGCGCCGCGGCATCGCCGGCATGCTGGACGGGGCCTTGCCCTGGCGGCGCAAGCGCGCTATCTGA
- a CDS encoding NifU family protein: MLIETETTPNPATLKFLPGQPVMSGGTRDFADPEEAALSPLASALFSLGDVTGVFFGSDFVSVTVAPGADWRDAKPQVLGVLLDHFASGAPLFAGGSAAGIAIDDDFSDDPADADIVDQIKDLIETRVRPAVARDGGDIVYRGFDKGTVYLAMHGACSGCPSSSATLKQGIETLLKHYVPEVTEVRAA; encoded by the coding sequence ATGCTGATCGAGACAGAAACGACGCCCAATCCGGCGACCCTGAAGTTCCTTCCCGGCCAGCCGGTGATGAGCGGCGGCACGCGCGATTTCGCCGATCCGGAGGAGGCGGCGCTCTCCCCGCTGGCATCGGCGCTGTTCAGCCTGGGCGACGTGACGGGCGTGTTCTTCGGGTCCGACTTCGTCTCGGTCACGGTCGCGCCGGGGGCGGATTGGCGCGATGCCAAGCCGCAGGTGCTCGGCGTGCTGCTCGATCATTTCGCCAGCGGCGCGCCGCTGTTCGCGGGCGGCAGCGCGGCGGGGATCGCCATCGACGACGACTTTTCCGACGATCCGGCGGATGCCGACATCGTCGACCAGATCAAGGATCTGATCGAGACGCGGGTGCGCCCGGCGGTGGCGCGCGACGGCGGCGATATCGTCTACCGTGGCTTTGACAAGGGCACCGTTTATCTGGCGATGCACGGCGCCTGCTCCGGCTGCCCGTCCTCCTCCGCCACGCTGAAGCAGGGTATCGAGACGCTGCTGAAGCATTATGTGCCCGAGGTGACGGAGGTTCGCGCGGCCTGA
- a CDS encoding malonic semialdehyde reductase yields the protein METASADPAPADGVLTDAALDRIFRAARSYNGYLDRPVPEAQLRAIWDLMKWGPTSANMMPARIIWCTTPDSKARLAKLSSGTNGPKILAAPVTAIVAMDMAFYDMLPKTFPHADARSWFMAADGTLDAAMVEDAAFRNSSLQGAYFVIAARALGLDTGPMSGIDKAAIDAEFLGGTGWRTNFVATLGHGDPATIFGRLPRLEFDEANRIV from the coding sequence ATGGAAACCGCATCCGCCGACCCCGCACCGGCGGACGGCGTGCTGACCGACGCGGCGCTGGACCGCATCTTCCGGGCGGCGCGATCCTATAACGGCTATCTCGATCGCCCGGTGCCGGAGGCGCAGCTGCGGGCGATATGGGATCTGATGAAGTGGGGGCCGACATCGGCCAACATGATGCCGGCGCGGATCATCTGGTGCACCACGCCCGACAGCAAGGCGCGGCTGGCGAAACTGTCTTCCGGCACGAACGGGCCGAAGATCCTGGCGGCGCCGGTCACGGCGATCGTGGCGATGGACATGGCCTTCTACGACATGCTGCCCAAGACCTTCCCGCACGCCGATGCGCGCAGCTGGTTCATGGCGGCGGACGGCACGCTCGACGCGGCGATGGTGGAGGATGCGGCTTTCCGCAACAGCAGCCTGCAGGGCGCGTACTTCGTCATCGCGGCACGCGCGCTGGGGCTGGATACCGGGCCGATGTCCGGCATCGACAAGGCGGCGATCGACGCGGAGTTCCTGGGCGGCACCGGCTGGCGGACGAACTTCGTCGCGACCCTCGGCCACGGCGATCCGGCGACGATCTTCGGGCGGCTGCCACGGCTCGAGTTCGACGAGGCGAACCGGATCGTCTGA
- the tsaB gene encoding tRNA (adenosine(37)-N6)-threonylcarbamoyltransferase complex dimerization subunit type 1 TsaB encodes MDLVIDTATAACSVALLHDGTILAERHEIVGRGHAERLVPQIAELLAEQPMPCAAIRVDCGPGSFTGVRVGLAAARALGLGWGVPVHGYGAMAVIAAAAFAEDEASDGLCVALTGGHGEIFVRRFAAHPFRATGDLMSLAPEAAGAMIADRIVVGSGAAALVGARGAGQARDRLPRAADARLLPPEWTTLTPSPVYGRPPDARPQVAA; translated from the coding sequence GTGGACCTCGTGATCGATACCGCGACGGCGGCATGCTCCGTCGCCCTGCTGCATGACGGCACGATCCTGGCCGAGCGGCACGAGATCGTCGGGCGCGGCCACGCCGAGCGGCTGGTGCCGCAGATCGCCGAGCTGCTGGCCGAACAGCCGATGCCCTGCGCCGCCATCCGCGTGGATTGCGGCCCCGGCAGCTTCACCGGCGTGCGGGTGGGGCTGGCGGCGGCGCGTGCGCTGGGGCTGGGCTGGGGCGTGCCGGTGCACGGTTACGGCGCGATGGCGGTGATCGCGGCGGCCGCCTTCGCCGAGGATGAGGCGTCGGACGGCCTGTGCGTGGCGCTGACCGGCGGCCACGGCGAGATCTTCGTCCGGCGCTTCGCGGCGCATCCGTTCCGCGCGACGGGCGACCTCATGTCGCTGGCGCCGGAAGCGGCGGGGGCGATGATCGCGGACCGGATCGTCGTCGGGTCGGGCGCCGCCGCCCTCGTCGGCGCGCGCGGTGCGGGCCAGGCGCGGGACCGGCTGCCGCGCGCGGCGGACGCCCGCCTGCTGCCGCCCGAGTGGACGACGCTGACGCCGAGCCCCGTCTACGGCCGCCCGCCCGACGCCCGCCCGCAGGTGGCGGCGTGA
- a CDS encoding GNAT family N-acetyltransferase, translating to MSDPLTIETAAAGDIAAVMTVMTEAFDPAFGEAWNANQCLGILGLPGVWMLLARRAAEPLGFALARIVMDEAELLLLGVRPAHRRHGVGSKLLERVTAEAEARGAARLHLEVRDGNPALELYRARGFSQTGCRPDYYRGADGKSFDALSLTTVVKK from the coding sequence GTGAGCGATCCGCTGACGATCGAGACGGCCGCCGCCGGCGACATTGCGGCGGTGATGACGGTGATGACGGAGGCGTTCGATCCGGCGTTCGGCGAGGCGTGGAACGCGAACCAGTGTCTCGGCATCCTCGGCCTGCCCGGCGTGTGGATGCTGCTGGCGCGGCGCGCGGCCGAGCCGCTGGGCTTCGCGCTCGCCCGCATCGTGATGGACGAGGCGGAGCTGCTGCTACTGGGCGTGCGCCCGGCCCATCGCCGCCACGGCGTCGGCTCGAAACTGCTGGAGCGGGTGACGGCGGAGGCCGAAGCGCGCGGCGCGGCGCGCCTGCACCTGGAGGTGCGCGACGGCAATCCGGCACTAGAACTCTATCGCGCGCGGGGGTTCAGTCAGACGGGCTGCCGGCCGGATTATTATCGCGGCGCGGACGGCAAGTCGTTCGACGCGCTGAGCCTGACCACCGTCGTCAAAAAATAG
- a CDS encoding MucR family transcriptional regulator: MNEASEGPENLIALTADIVSAHVSNNRVPVTDLPSLIQNVHEALNSLNEDAVAPAAKQEPAVSIRASVKPEYIVCLEDGKKLKMLKRHLMTHYQMTPEQYRQKWHLPADYPMVAPNYAEQRRALAKRIGLGTQPRRH; encoded by the coding sequence ATGAATGAAGCATCCGAAGGCCCCGAAAACCTCATCGCGCTGACCGCCGATATTGTCTCGGCGCATGTCAGCAACAATCGCGTTCCCGTCACGGATCTGCCGTCGCTGATCCAGAACGTGCACGAGGCCCTCAACAGCCTGAACGAGGATGCCGTGGCGCCCGCCGCCAAGCAGGAACCGGCCGTGTCGATCCGCGCATCGGTGAAGCCGGAATATATCGTCTGCCTGGAAGATGGCAAGAAACTGAAGATGCTGAAGCGCCACCTGATGACGCACTACCAGATGACGCCGGAGCAATATCGCCAGAAGTGGCACCTGCCGGCCGACTACCCCATGGTGGCGCCGAACTATGCCGAGCAGCGCCGTGCGCTCGCCAAGCGGATCGGCCTCGGCACGCAGCCGCGCCGCCACTGA
- a CDS encoding Fur family transcriptional regulator, whose translation MPRKIDVEALCAEKGLRITEQRRVIARVLSDAEDHPDVEALHARASAIDTGISIATVYRTVRLFEEAGILERHDFGDGRARYEAAAETHHDHLIDVETGRVIEFVDPELEELQRRIAAKLGFRLVDHRMELYGVSIDRPH comes from the coding sequence ATGCCGCGCAAGATCGACGTCGAGGCGCTGTGCGCCGAAAAGGGCCTGCGCATCACGGAGCAGCGCCGCGTGATCGCGCGCGTGCTGTCCGACGCGGAGGATCATCCCGACGTGGAGGCCCTGCACGCCCGCGCGTCGGCGATCGACACGGGCATCTCGATCGCCACGGTGTATCGCACGGTGCGTCTGTTCGAGGAGGCGGGCATCCTGGAACGCCATGATTTCGGCGACGGGCGCGCGCGCTACGAGGCGGCGGCCGAGACCCATCACGATCATCTGATCGACGTCGAGACCGGGCGCGTGATCGAGTTCGTCGATCCGGAGCTGGAGGAGCTGCAGCGCCGCATCGCCGCGAAGCTGGGCTTCCGCCTCGTCGATCACCGGATGGAACTGTACGGGGTATCGATCGATCGGCCTCACTGA
- a CDS encoding lysophospholipid acyltransferase family protein, whose translation MAAAFVGNLPGHLVARRRPAASPHIRHFLTAAGRAFGLRVTIAGTPLPRDVLFVANHVSWLDILALGGATGTAFVSKDDVAGWPLVGWMAREAGTIFIRRQRHAVRGQADELGRALAAGRAVALFPEGTTGRGDALLPFRAALLAAVADAPAGVRVQPVAIDYGAAARDIAWTNNEGTIGNVRRVGGRADRLRVTLRFLPPIDPAGMDRKAIAAAAREAIGRALSESGTIAYEAAP comes from the coding sequence GTGGCGGCGGCCTTCGTCGGCAACCTGCCGGGCCATCTCGTCGCGCGGCGGCGGCCGGCGGCATCGCCGCATATCCGGCATTTCCTGACGGCGGCGGGCCGCGCCTTCGGCCTGCGGGTGACGATCGCCGGCACGCCGCTGCCGCGGGACGTGCTGTTCGTGGCCAACCACGTCTCCTGGCTCGACATTCTCGCGCTGGGCGGGGCGACCGGCACCGCCTTCGTCTCCAAGGACGATGTCGCCGGCTGGCCGCTGGTCGGCTGGATGGCGCGGGAGGCGGGCACGATCTTCATCCGCCGCCAGCGCCACGCCGTGCGCGGGCAGGCGGACGAGCTGGGTCGCGCGCTGGCGGCCGGCCGCGCGGTGGCGCTGTTCCCGGAAGGGACGACCGGGCGCGGCGACGCGCTGCTGCCGTTCCGCGCTGCGCTGCTGGCGGCGGTGGCGGATGCGCCGGCGGGGGTGCGCGTGCAGCCGGTGGCGATCGACTATGGCGCGGCCGCGCGCGATATCGCCTGGACGAACAACGAGGGCACGATCGGCAATGTGCGGCGGGTGGGCGGGCGGGCCGACCGCCTGCGCGTAACCCTGCGCTTTCTGCCACCGATCGATCCCGCCGGCATGGACCGCAAGGCGATCGCGGCGGCGGCGCGCGAGGCGATCGGGCGGGCGCTTTCGGAGAGCGGCACGATCGCCTATGAGGCGGCGCCATGA
- the miaB gene encoding tRNA (N6-isopentenyl adenosine(37)-C2)-methylthiotransferase MiaB has protein sequence MTRTPPKSFHIKSFGCQMNAYDGARMAELLETQGLAAADRAEAADLVVLNTCHIREKAAEKVYSDIGRLKRADGSRPMIAVAGCVAQAEGEEITRRAKSVDIVVGPQAYHNLPALVAEATRGGRALDTDMPVVSKFESLPRRRAQGPSAFLTVQEGCDKFCTYCVVPYTRGAEVSRPWRAVMDEARALADAGACEISLLGQNVNAWRGEDEAGRPQGLDGLIRAIDRIPGVRRIRYTTSHPNDMTDGLIAAHAEVAGLMPFLHLPVQAGSDRILKAMNRSHTTASYLRVIERVRAARPDIAISGDFIVGFPGETEADFAATLALVAEIGHAQAFSFKYSPRPGTPAATMADQVPAEVMHARLLRLQALIAAQAHAFNRASEGLVMPVLLERNGKKPGQRLGKSPYLQSVLVDSELPIGSLVDVAIVAGGPNSLQGIVHARAAA, from the coding sequence ATGACGCGCACCCCACCCAAGAGCTTCCACATCAAGTCGTTCGGCTGCCAGATGAACGCCTATGACGGCGCCCGCATGGCCGAGCTGCTGGAGACGCAGGGGCTGGCGGCGGCCGACCGCGCCGAGGCCGCCGATCTGGTCGTGCTCAACACCTGCCACATCCGCGAGAAGGCGGCCGAGAAGGTCTATTCCGATATCGGCCGGCTGAAGCGGGCGGACGGCAGCCGCCCGATGATCGCGGTGGCCGGCTGCGTTGCACAGGCCGAGGGCGAGGAGATCACCCGCCGCGCCAAGTCTGTCGACATCGTCGTCGGCCCGCAGGCCTATCACAATCTGCCGGCGCTGGTGGCGGAGGCGACGCGCGGAGGGCGAGCCCTCGACACCGACATGCCGGTCGTGTCCAAGTTCGAGAGCCTCCCGCGCAGGCGGGCGCAGGGGCCGAGCGCCTTCCTGACGGTGCAGGAGGGGTGCGACAAATTCTGCACCTACTGCGTCGTGCCCTATACGCGCGGCGCCGAGGTGTCGCGGCCGTGGCGCGCGGTGATGGACGAGGCGCGGGCGCTGGCGGATGCCGGCGCGTGCGAGATCAGCCTGCTGGGCCAGAACGTGAATGCGTGGCGGGGCGAGGACGAGGCAGGGCGGCCGCAGGGGCTGGACGGCCTGATCCGCGCGATCGACCGGATCCCCGGCGTGCGCCGCATCCGCTACACCACCAGCCACCCGAACGACATGACCGACGGGCTGATCGCCGCCCATGCCGAGGTGGCGGGGCTGATGCCCTTCCTCCATCTGCCGGTGCAGGCGGGCAGCGACCGCATCCTGAAGGCGATGAACCGCAGCCACACGACCGCGAGCTACCTGCGCGTGATCGAGCGGGTGCGGGCGGCACGGCCGGACATAGCCATATCTGGCGATTTCATCGTCGGCTTCCCCGGCGAGACGGAGGCGGATTTCGCCGCCACCCTGGCGCTGGTGGCGGAGATCGGGCACGCGCAGGCATTCAGCTTCAAATATTCGCCGCGCCCCGGCACGCCGGCCGCGACGATGGCGGATCAGGTGCCGGCGGAGGTGATGCACGCCCGGCTCCTCCGGTTGCAGGCGCTGATCGCGGCGCAGGCGCACGCCTTCAACCGCGCGAGCGAGGGGCTGGTTATGCCGGTGCTGCTGGAGCGGAACGGCAAGAAGCCGGGCCAGCGGCTCGGCAAGTCGCCCTATCTCCAGTCCGTGCTGGTCGACAGCGAGCTGCCGATCGGCAGCCTGGTGGATGTCGCGATCGTGGCGGGCGGGCCGAACAGCCTGCAGGGCATCGTGCATGCGCGTGCGGCGGCCTGA
- a CDS encoding PhoH family protein, with protein MSRKPVPAQAGERARLEILFDKPQLLGRLFGEYDRNLVAIENRLGVYIAARGNKIQIEGIAEQAGRAREVLTGLYNRLVQGQELDTGAVEAVIAMSAEPVLDGIIRADVSQPPAVMIRTRKKTIVPRSNTQIRYMEALASADIIFALGPAGTGKTYLAVAQAVQMLIQGQVDRLILSRPAVEAGERLGFLPGDMKEKVDPYLRPLYDALYDMLPAEQVERRITSGEIEIAPLAFMRGRTLGDAFIILDEAQNTTTAQMKMFLTRFGMNSRMVVCGDPRQVDLPGPGVSGLADAVNRLEGVEGMATIRFNAADVVRHPIVGRIVEAYEGPDA; from the coding sequence ATGTCGCGTAAGCCGGTTCCCGCGCAGGCCGGCGAGCGCGCCCGGCTGGAGATCCTGTTCGACAAGCCGCAGCTGCTGGGGCGATTGTTCGGCGAATATGATCGCAACCTCGTCGCGATCGAGAACCGCCTCGGCGTCTACATCGCCGCGCGAGGCAACAAGATCCAGATCGAAGGTATCGCCGAGCAGGCCGGCCGCGCGCGCGAGGTGCTGACCGGCCTCTACAACCGGCTGGTGCAGGGGCAGGAGCTGGATACCGGCGCGGTGGAGGCGGTGATCGCCATGTCGGCCGAGCCGGTGCTGGACGGCATCATCCGCGCCGATGTGAGCCAGCCGCCGGCAGTGATGATCCGCACCCGCAAGAAGACGATCGTGCCGCGATCGAACACCCAGATCCGCTACATGGAGGCGCTGGCGAGCGCCGACATCATCTTCGCGCTCGGCCCGGCGGGCACCGGCAAGACCTATCTGGCGGTGGCGCAGGCGGTGCAGATGCTGATCCAGGGGCAGGTGGATCGCCTGATCCTCAGCCGCCCGGCGGTGGAGGCGGGCGAGCGGCTGGGCTTCCTGCCGGGCGACATGAAGGAGAAGGTCGATCCCTATCTCCGCCCGCTCTACGACGCGCTCTACGACATGCTGCCGGCCGAGCAGGTGGAGCGGCGCATCACCAGTGGCGAGATCGAGATCGCGCCACTGGCCTTCATGCGCGGGCGCACGCTGGGCGATGCCTTCATCATCCTGGACGAGGCGCAGAACACCACGACGGCGCAGATGAAGATGTTCCTCACCCGCTTCGGCATGAACAGCCGGATGGTGGTGTGCGGCGATCCCCGGCAGGTGGATCTGCCGGGGCCGGGCGTGTCCGGCCTCGCCGATGCGGTGAACCGGCTGGAGGGCGTGGAGGGCATGGCGACGATCCGCTTCAACGCGGCGGACGTTGTGCGCCACCCCATCGTCGGCCGGATCGTGGAAGCCTATGAGGGGCCGGATGCCTGA
- the ybeY gene encoding rRNA maturation RNase YbeY: MIVVASQIEPAWPGDVAAWEALAAEAVVAAVRHTPYCPLIDDPVEIEVSVRFADDAEVRGLNAAYRAKDRPTNVLSFPMVQRDLLDGIANTDDGEVLLGDIILAYGVCAREAAEKGVSTETHATHLVVHGTLHLLGFDHESDAEAEGMEAIERSVLASLGIADPYVVEEA, translated from the coding sequence ATGATCGTCGTCGCATCGCAGATCGAGCCGGCGTGGCCGGGCGACGTGGCGGCGTGGGAGGCGCTGGCGGCCGAGGCGGTGGTCGCCGCGGTGCGCCACACGCCCTACTGCCCGCTGATCGACGATCCGGTGGAGATCGAGGTCTCCGTGCGCTTCGCCGACGATGCGGAGGTGCGCGGGCTGAACGCCGCCTATCGCGCGAAAGACAGGCCGACCAACGTGCTGTCGTTCCCGATGGTGCAGCGCGACCTGCTCGACGGCATCGCCAATACCGACGATGGCGAGGTGCTGCTCGGCGACATCATCCTCGCTTACGGCGTGTGCGCGCGCGAAGCGGCGGAGAAGGGCGTCTCGACCGAGACCCACGCGACCCACCTCGTCGTCCACGGCACGCTCCACCTGCTCGGCTTCGATCATGAGAGCGACGCGGAGGCTGAGGGGATGGAGGCGATCGAGCGATCCGTGCTCGCCTCCCTCGGCATCGCCGACCCGTATGTCGTGGAGGAAGCCTGA
- a CDS encoding hemolysin family protein produces the protein MPDDHSSEDSGGRLWRGLRGLLFGEESEPTLRDQIEEAIEEHEGEAPSQGDLSPVERQMLRNLLHFGERTVGDIGVPRADIIAVEEATSFPDLVAAFADAGHSRLPVYRDSLDGVIGMIHVKDVFAILAGGGPHPETLEALIRQPRYVPESMGVLDLLAEMRASRTHLAIVLDEYSGTEGLVTIEDLMEEIVGEIEDEHDEEALALLVAIDGGMWEADARAELEDVAETIDPRLAEIEEDVDTLGGLASVLAGHVPQIGEVVEHASGWRLEVTDGDAKRVTRLRLHPPVPIAAELSEE, from the coding sequence ATGCCGGACGACCATAGTAGCGAGGACAGCGGCGGCCGATTGTGGCGCGGCCTGAGGGGGCTGCTGTTCGGCGAGGAGAGCGAGCCGACCCTCCGCGACCAGATCGAGGAGGCGATCGAGGAGCATGAGGGGGAGGCGCCGTCGCAGGGCGACCTCTCGCCGGTCGAGCGGCAGATGCTGCGCAACCTGCTCCACTTCGGCGAGCGCACCGTGGGCGATATCGGCGTGCCGCGCGCCGACATCATCGCCGTGGAGGAGGCGACGAGCTTCCCCGATCTGGTCGCCGCCTTCGCCGATGCCGGCCACAGCCGCCTGCCGGTCTATCGCGACAGCCTGGACGGCGTGATCGGCATGATCCACGTCAAGGACGTGTTCGCCATCCTGGCCGGCGGCGGGCCGCACCCGGAGACGCTGGAGGCGTTGATCCGCCAGCCGCGCTACGTGCCCGAATCGATGGGCGTGCTGGACCTGCTGGCCGAGATGCGCGCCAGCCGCACCCATCTGGCGATCGTGCTGGACGAATATTCCGGCACCGAGGGGCTGGTGACGATCGAGGATCTGATGGAGGAGATCGTCGGCGAGATCGAGGACGAGCATGACGAGGAGGCGCTGGCGCTGCTCGTGGCGATCGACGGGGGCATGTGGGAGGCAGATGCCCGCGCCGAGCTGGAGGACGTGGCCGAGACGATCGATCCGCGGCTGGCCGAGATCGAGGAGGATGTCGATACGCTCGGCGGTCTCGCCTCGGTGCTGGCCGGCCATGTGCCGCAGATCGGCGAAGTGGTGGAACATGCCAGCGGCTGGCGACTTGAGGTGACTGACGGCGATGCCAAGCGGGTGACGCGCCTGCGCCTGCATCCGCCGGTGCCGATCGCGGCGGAACTGTCCGAGGAGTGA